From the genome of Oncorhynchus clarkii lewisi isolate Uvic-CL-2024 chromosome 11, UVic_Ocla_1.0, whole genome shotgun sequence, one region includes:
- the LOC139420248 gene encoding YTH domain-containing family protein 3-like has protein sequence MSGTTVDQRPKGQGNKVQNGSMHQKEGVNDEDFEPYLSSQTNQNNSYPPMSDPYIPSYYAPSIGFPYSLGEAPWSTAGDPPMPYLTTYGQMSNGEHHFIPDGVFSQPGALGNTPPFLSQHGFNFFPGNADYSTWGTSVSQGQSTQSNAYSNSYGYTPSSLGRAIADGQAGFSSDAQLSKVPVLSSIEQGMTGLKLDMGAAVTKTVGSPLGGTLGMSSMAANNMPPLVSSSAPKPTSWAAIARKPAKPQPKVKPKANMGMGAPAIPPPPIKHNMNIGTWDDKGSVNKPPLAQAMMQPQTMVQQTLMGQPQPLLQSPLPHQHQHQHQHQHQQHHQPFQLQSLQSPQHPQQMPPGPPHHHQHTHQNFSSQPGPPQPMHQHQHPQPPPQNRWVAPRNRGTFNQGGAEGFGMGVGGVPLSASPCSGEVHPVLEKLRALNNYNPKDFDWNLKNGRVFIIKSYSEDDIHRSIKYSIWCSTEHGNKRLDGAYRSLGAKGPLYLLFSVNGSGHFCGVAEMRSPVDYNAYAGVWSQDKWKGKFEVKWAFVKDVPNSQLRHIRLENNDNKPVTNSRDTQEVPLEKAKQVLKIIATFKHTTSIFDDFAHYEKRQEEEEALRRERNRNQQ, from the exons ATGTCTGGAACCACCGTCGATCAG AGACCCAAAGGACAAGGAAATAAAG TACAAAACGGATCAATGCATCAGAAGGAGGGAGTAAACGATGAAGACTTTGAACCTTACCTAAGCAGCCAGACAAATCAG AATAACAGCTACCCACCAATGTCCGACCCCTACATACCCAGCTACTATGCTCCTTCCATCGGCTTCCCTTACTCCCTGGGGGAGGCCCCCTGGTCCACTGCGGGGGACCCCCCCATGCCCTACCTGACCACCTATGGACAGATGAGCAATGGCGAGCACCACTTTATCCCCGACGGGGTGTTCAGCCAGCCGGGTGCCCTGGGCAACACCCCTCCCTTCCTCAGCCAGCACGGCTTCAACTTCTTCCCTGGAAACGCAGACTATTCCACCTGGGGCACCAGTGTCTCTCAGGGCCAGTCCACACAGAGCAATGCCTATAGTAATAGTTATGGTTACACCCCTAGTTCCCTGGGGAGGGCTATAGCTGATGGACAGGCAGGCTTCAGCAGTGACGCCCAGCTCAGTAAGGTCCCGGTACTGAGCAGCATCGAGCAGGGCATGACTGGGTTAAAACTGGACATGGGCGCCGCCGTCACCAAGACTGTCGGCTCGCCCCTTGGGGGCACGTTGGGCATGAGTAGCATGGCGGCCAATAACATGCCTCCATTGGTTAGTTCCTCTGCCCCCAAACCCACGTCCTGGGCAGCCATTGCCAGGAAGCCGGCCAAGCCCCAACCCAAGGTCAAGCCCAAAGCCAACATGGGGATGGGAGCCCCTGCCATTCCCCCACCGCCAATCAAGCACAACATGAACATTGGCACTTGGGACGATAAGGGCTCCGTCAACAAGCCCCCCTTAGCTCAGGCCATGATGCAACCTCAGACCATGGTGCAGCAGACCCTGATGGGCCAGCCCCAGCCCCTGCTGCAGAGCCCTCTGCCCCACCAGCACCAACACCAGCACCAACatcagcaccagcagcaccaccAACCCTTTCAGCTGCAGTCCCTCCAGTCTCCCCAACACCCCCAGCAGATGCCTCCAGGCCCccctcaccaccaccaacacaccCACCAGAACTTCTCCTCCCAGCCTGGCCCCCCTCAACCTATGCATCAACACCAACATCCCCAACCCCCACCCCAGAACCGCTGGGTGGCACCCCGGAACAGGGGCACCTTCAACCAAGGAGGAGCGGAAGGCTTTGGGATGGGTGTTGGTGGGGTCCCCCTCAGTGCCTCTCCCTGCTCCGGGGAGGTGCACCCCGTGTTAGAGAAACTGCGGGCCCTCAACAACTACAACCCCAAAGACTTTGACTGGAACCTGAAGAACGGCCGCGTGTTCATCATCAAGAGCTACTCTGAGGACGACATCCACCGCTCCATCAAGTACTCCATCTGGTGCAGCACCGAGCACGGCAACAAGCGCCTGGACGGCGCCTACCGTTCGCTGGGGGCCAAGGGGCCCCTCTACCTGTTGTTCAGCGTCAACGGCAGCGGTCATTTCTGCGGCGTGGCAGAGATGCGCTCGCCCGTGGATTACAACGCCTACGCAGGCGTCTGGTCTCAGGACAAATGGAAGGGCAAGTTTGAGGTGAAGTGGGCATTTGTGAAGGACGTGCCCAACAGCCAGCTGAGGCACATCAGACTGGAGAACAATGACAACAAGCCCGTCACCAACTCCAGGGACACTCAAGAGGTGCCTCTGGAAAAGGCCAAGCAAGTGCTTAAAATTATTGCCACTTTCAAGCATACCACCTCAATCTTTGATGACTTTGCACATTACGAGAAGcgccaggaggaggaagaggcccTGCGGAGG
- the LOC139420250 gene encoding abhydrolase domain containing 10, depalmitoylase b, giving the protein MFSVGGKARNMAAVVLRSCRKGLSHILKNGGVATILPKTLGGVRQKSYVQYVTRPELPKLAYRRVKGKSPGVVFLPGYGSNMNGLKAEALEEFCRSLGHSYLRFDYTGHGLSEGVLTDGTIGTWKKDVLFVLDELAEGPQIMVGSSMGSWLMLLAAIARPEKTAALVGISTAADHVVTAFKSMSLEMRKEIEEKGVLTMPSKHREEGVYTFTMDFLKEAENHCVLQSPIPITCPVRLIHGLKDDNVPWHISMQVAERVLSPDVDVILRRHGQHRMAEKDDIKLMVYTIDDLIDKLTTLV; this is encoded by the exons ATGTTCTCAGTGGGTGGGAAAGCCAGAAATATGGCAGCCGTCGTGCTGAGGTCCTGCCGCAAAGGACTTTCTCACATTTTGAAGAATGGAGGAGTCGCTACTATCTTGCCAAAGACTTTGGGAG gggTGAGACAGAAGTCCTATGTGCAGTATGTGACAAGGCCAGAGCTCCCTAAACTGGCCTACCGCAGGGTAAAGGGGAAGAGTCCAGGCGTGGTCTTCCTGCCTGGGTATGGATCCAACATGAACGGCCTGAAAGCTGAGGCCCTGGAGGAGTTCTGCAGGTCACTAGGACATTCATACCTAAG GTTTGACTACACTGGCCATGGGTTATCAGAGGGGGTGTTAACTGACGGGACCATCGGCACCTGGAAGAAAGACGTTCTCTTTGTGTTGGATGAACTAGCAGAGGGCCCACAG ATCATGGTGGGGTCCAGTATGGGCAGCTGGCTCATGCTGTTGGCAGCTATCGCCAGGCCGGAGAAGACTGCGGCTCTGGTGGGGATCTCCACGGCAGCAGACCATGTCGTCACAGCCTTCAAGTCAATGTCTCTAGAG ATGCGTAAGGAGATTGAAGAGAAGGGTGTGCTGACGATGCCCAGCAAGCACAGAGAGGAGGGCGTCTACACATTCACCATGGACTTCCTGAAGGAGGCGGAGAACCACTGTGTCCTCCAGAGCCCCATCCCCATCACCTGCCCCGTGAGGCTCATCCACGGCCTGAAGGATGACAACGTGCCCTGGCACATCTCCATGCAAGTGGCCGAGCGCGTCCTCAGCCCAGACGTGGACGTCATCCTCCGCCGCCACGGTCAGCACCGCATGGCCGAGAAGGACGACATCAAGCTCATGGTCTACACCATCGACGACCTCATAGACAAGCTGACCACACTCGTTTGA
- the LOC139420251 gene encoding transgelin-3b → MANRGPSYGLSKEVQEKIELKYNLDLEARLVDWIVAQCGGNLERPQPGRQNFQTWLMDGTILCRLINSLYPRGKEPIKKILETQMAFKQMEKISQFLQAAEVYGVITTDIFQTVDLWEGKDMAAVQRTLMALGSVALTKDDGHYRGDRDWFHRKAQGYRREFSEDQLRQGQSLIGLQMGSNRGASQSGMTGYGSHRQIM, encoded by the exons ATGGCTAACAGGGGACCCAGTTACGGGCTGAGCAAGGAGGTGCAGGAGAAGATAGAGCTGAAGTATAATCTAGACTTGGAGGCCCGGCTGGTGGACTGGATCGTAGCTCAGTGTGGGGGGAACCTGGAGAGACCACAGCCAGGCAGACAGAACTTCCAGACATGGCTGATGGATGGAACA ATTCTCTGTAGGCTCATCAATAGCCTGTACCCGCGTGGTAAGGAGCCCATCAAGAAGATTCTGGAGACCCAGATGGCCTTTAAGCAGATGGAGAAGATCTCCCAGTTCCTGCAGGCAGCAGAGGTCTACGGAGTCATCACCACAGACATCTTCCAGACCGTGGACCTGTGGGAAG GGAAGGATATGGCCGCAGTGCAGAGAACCCTGATGGCCCTAGGTAGTGTCGCCCTCACCAAGGACGATGGACATTACCGTGGCGACCGCGACTGGTTCCACAG GAAAGCCCAGGGTTACCGGCGGGAGTTCTCTGAGGACCAGCTTCGTCAAGGCCAGAGTCTGATTGGTCTGCAGATGGGAAGCAACCGCGGGGCCTCTCAGTCCGGCATGACAGGCTACGGATCGCACCGCCAGATCATGTAG
- the LOC139420632 gene encoding LOW QUALITY PROTEIN: complement C1q and tumor necrosis factor-related protein 9A (The sequence of the model RefSeq protein was modified relative to this genomic sequence to represent the inferred CDS: inserted 3 bases in 2 codons; deleted 2 bases in 1 codon; substituted 1 base at 1 genomic stop codon), with the protein MMGVRLRVTLLLLLLAVRCIAHEEFKKNXCVCGYPGIPGDPGHNGMPGRDGRDGFRGDKGDRGKVMAQPPTGQSGPKEDKGSWVRLAGLAGIKGKWGENGEKRPPGKMGPQGVSGHMGLKEIRLPERGIQGLLGPSGRPGTKGDLGPPGFKGNIGYDGEQGNQGETGDKGEKGDTXGLTEYTKLPPENMPIRFDKVIYNRQNHYDSQTGRFTCALAGAYYFTYHITVFSRNVKVALVRNGLKDNYTSSEDQAAGGAVLHLKKGDKVWLQMXLFNGLFADEDNDTTFSGFLLFGAD; encoded by the exons ATGATGGGGGTTAGACTCAGAGTCACTCTCTTGCTCCTCCTGCTGGCTGTGAGGTGCATAGCACATGAAGAATTCAAGAAGAACTGATGTGTTTGTGGATACCCAGGAATACCAGGAGACCCAGGCCACAACGGAATGCCAGGCCGAGATGGACGAGACGGGTTCAGAGGTGACAAGGGAGACCGAGGTAAGGTAATGGCACAACCTCC AACAGGACAAAGTGGCCCCAAAGAAGACAAGGGGAGCTGGGTGAGact GGCTGGCCTGGCAGGAATAAAGGGAAAATGGGGTGAGAATGGAGAGAAGAGGCCACCGGGGAAGATGGGGCCCCAAGGAGTCTCAGGGCACATGGGCCTCAAGGAGATCAGGTTACCTGAGCGAGGCATCCAAGGGCTCTTGGGACCCTCAGGACGACCAGGTACGAAGGGAGATCTCGGCCCCCCAGGGTTCAAAGGCAACATTGGTTACGACGGAGAGCAAGGGAATCAG GGCGAGACAGGGGAcaagggggagaagggggaca TCGGTTTAACCGAATACACCAAACTTCCACCGGAGAACATGCCGATCAGGTTCGACAAGGTGATCTACAACAGGCAGAACCATTACGACTCACAGACCGGACGGTTCACCTGCGCTCTGGCTGGGGCCTACTACTTCACCTACCACATCACTGTGTTCTCCCGTAATGTAAAAGTAGCATTAGTGAGAAACGGGTTGAAGGATAACTACACGAGCAGTGAGGACCAGGCAGCAGGCGGGGCTGTCCTGCACCTGAAGAAGGGGGACAAAGTGTGGCTGCAGAT GCTCTTTAACGGGCTGTTTGCTGATGAAGATAATGATACAACCTtctctgggttcctgctcttcgGTGCAGATTAG